TCGCGGATTGCTCGGTGATCCCAGGGCACGTGACGGGCAACACCAACGCGCCGGCCATGGCGGTGGGGTTGCGCGGCGCGGCAATGATGATCGACGATCGGCGCTAGCGCGTGTTCAGCGAGATATAGCCGAGCTGGGCCGCCTTGAAGACCGTCTGGCTGCGGTTGACCGCATTGAGCTTGGTCGCGGCATTGTGGATGTGAAAGCGCACCGTGGCGCGGCTGCGCGAGATGATCATGCTGATCTCGAGGTCCGTCTTGCCGATCGCCGCCCAGCGCAGGCATTCGACTTCGCGCTTCGACAGGCGCGATTGCGCGGGCAGCGCCTGGGCCGATCCCATGACCTGGACGTAGGTGGAGATGAAGGTCCGCGCATAGAGACCGAAAGCGTCGCCGAATTCGACGAAGGCCTCCGCGAGGTCGGCCTTGTCGCGGTCGAGCGGGTTGAAGCTGACGGCGCCGATCTGGCCGAATGGCAGGTGCACCGGCACCGCGATCGCGGCCCAGGTCAGTGCGCGCTGTTCGAAATTGGTCAGGTCGATCGCGTCGAGATAGGCATTGGGCTGATGCGTACGGAAGCCGTCGGCGTTGACCCAGAACGGCTGGCTTTCAAAGCGGCAGGCGGTGGTCAGCGGTGAATCGAGCGCGATGCGCGAATTGCGCCACCAGACGCGGTCGTCATCGTTCCAGCCGAAAACGTCCTTGGCTAGGAGATTGCCGTCGGAGTCCACCGGCGTCCGCTTGTCGGCGATGTCGTGAGCTGGCGCAGCGCGCATGCCACAGGACATTGCGATCTCGTGCAGGGCCTCGGCGGCGCGGCGGATATCCCCAGGGCCCGAGACCCGAACTGCGTCGATGTTAGCCTGCGATAGC
The window above is part of the Novosphingobium sp. G106 genome. Proteins encoded here:
- a CDS encoding LuxR C-terminal-related transcriptional regulator; its protein translation is MPLLSQANIDAVRVSGPGDIRRAAEALHEIAMSCGMRAAPAHDIADKRTPVDSDGNLLAKDVFGWNDDDRVWWRNSRIALDSPLTTACRFESQPFWVNADGFRTHQPNAYLDAIDLTNFEQRALTWAAIAVPVHLPFGQIGAVSFNPLDRDKADLAEAFVEFGDAFGLYARTFISTYVQVMGSAQALPAQSRLSKREVECLRWAAIGKTDLEISMIISRSRATVRFHIHNAATKLNAVNRSQTVFKAAQLGYISLNTR